The Proteus sp. ZN5 genome includes the window TGTGCATTCTTCACCGCCACAAGAAACATGTATACATGTAACAAATAACATTTAATGCAAAAGTATACATGTGACATGTTACATGTCAACAAATAACAGACAAGAATAGCGAAGAGAATTACAATAGGTGTTTACTTGCTGGGGAGATATTGGTTATGCCTGAAAATATTAAAACGACGATTAGGCTAAAAAAGCAGGAAGCAATAGAACTTAAAAGCCTTGCTTTTGAGCTTACGAAAGAAGCCATTATGATGGGAAAGCAGAAAATTTATACAGAATCTGATATTGCACACTTTGCTATCGAAAACCTAATTGATCTTATCGTGTTAGACGATAATGGTGATCTCTCTATGATTGATCTAAATACTTATAAAGATATCAAACAATTAGGACTACCCTATAAACGTAGAAAGAAACAGTCATAATGACCAAGAAAATAAAATTACTAATAGATGATGTATGCTTAGAGCTTGATATATTAGAAGAAATCTACGATTTAGCAAAGCTCGCATTGGCTCAAAAAGCATCTGAACTTAAAAATGATGAAGAATTAATCGAAAAATACCTTCTTAGAAAGATAAAACAAAGTTCATTTTGCGAGGAAAAGGCAACAAAAAGAGTCGTTGTTGTCAATAAAGACCCATTTGGGACGATGGCTGAAAGCCCGAAGTTATCCTGAGACTACCCCCGTAGTACAGCACGGGGGTTTTAGATTATCCGATTTAACATCGAAAAAAATTCATGAAAAGTTAGGAGTAAAATGTTCAAGTTTTTATCCAAAAAAGACACCCTGCTACTAGCGGTTATCTCTGCTGCTTCATATAGCGCAGCATATTTATATGAATTTAGTTATGCAAAATATTTCAATTATCCTAAAGAACTCATCAGCATAAGTTTAGTTAATTTATTAAGAATGGGATTCTCTTTTTTTATGCTTATGCTTTTTTCCATCTTCATAATAGACTTTTGCACAAAAGCAACTGAAGCATTAGGTAAGTATGGCTCAAATATACGAAAAGCATACGCACCGATTACAATGGGAATTATATTACTAATATTTCTATATCTTGCAGGAATTTCCATATTTAAATATTACTTAATTGGCATGGCGATATTTATAGTATTCCTAATATTATCTACTTTTTTTTGAAAAAAAGAAGATAAAAAATAATAATGAAAATCAAAGTGGTAGCAACAAACCAAAAGAGAGTGACGACTTATCAGCAACAACAAAGATTTTATCATTTTTTATGTTATTATTTTTTTCTTACGGATTTATTCTTGCATTAGGCACTTATAATGCGAGAACTACAACATCATTTTATTACTTTACTGTTGATAATAAGGACTACGCAATAATAAATAAATTTGATGATAATGTAATAACGAAAGTAATTAATAAAGATAAGAAACTAGAAGATAATGTATATATTTATAAAAGCGATTCACTTAATAGCAAAGAAATAAAATATATAAAAATGATTGAAGATAATAATTGATTCGCACAATGCACTCTATGTGTAAATACGAACCTTCCCGATTGCGGTAAACCTCAAGACCATTCTACCGCAATCGCTCAGAACCCTTTTGTAACATAGCGTCATACATTATGCGAACCTTTGTATTAAATGAAGAAATCTAAGCGTTATATTGATACCAATGTTCTAACTCAAAACCAAGATGACGATTAACGTCAGGATTGCCAACATTTGTTTTTTTCAAAAAATCTTGGTTTACTAAGTCACTCATTAACGAAATAACATCATCAATATCAGCACCATTATTAATTTGAAAAAAACGGACGGCACCAATTGGAACCGATAAACCTAATTGATAACCAGAATGCTCCGTTAAAGTCGTTTTTAATTCTTCAATATCTAACATAGAGTCTCCTATGAGTGTTTAAGCTGCTTTAACTATCTTTTGTCTTCGACCATCATACTATCTCATCGCTGAACGTTATGCTAAAAAATGGCTTAACAGGAGGCGCAAGCGCAGTTTCTTGCTTCTCGACAAGTCCCCCCTTGTATCGGCGGATTGATGAACCGTTATCTTTAAAACTATCGAATGCCGCCTTACATGCCTAACGGCATAAAACGACTAAATCATACATCATGATTACCACTATAACGTTTTCTCATTTTTCCAGCCATAAAAAAATCTGCCTCCTCGCAAAGCTGCGGTGGCAGACTTTTTTTATGGCCAGAAACCTCAAATCACTTTTAACTTGTAGTAATACAATTATGTCTGTTTTTTTGTATTTGATTCTGATTTTTCCTGACAAAAAAATCCTTTAGGTAAAAAGCTAAATCCAGTTTCACCTTCTTCAATTTTTATTTTTCAGCTAAACCACCTAATACGATAATATCACCACTTTTTTTACAGTGACATCAGTCACTATATCTCGCTTAATTAAAGTTGGTGATTGATTGACTCCCGTATCTGTTTTGACAAAATTTGATAGTTGTTGTTGGATTTTCAAATCAATAGCCTGGCTTTTTATTGTCGGTTGAATATCAAATATCACCCCACTAGAACGATATTCAACAGATTGAACTGGGCGACCGTCCTGATATGTCACACTCGATAAAATAGGTACATCAGACCCAACACTAAAATTTCCTCTAGAACCTGATTTAACCCTCAATGTCGGACTGCTGACTACATGGAAGCGTTGATCTGTTCGGAATAACTCAATCATCGCATCTAAATTACCCGTATTAATGGTAATGAAATTTTCATAATTTTGCTTTGTCCCGATATTAATCCCTAATTTGCCTGATAATAATTTTGCCAATAGATTGATACCACTTCCTTCTTTTTCAATATCTTGGACTTCAAAAACATAACCAGTAACAACAACTTCACGCGATGGTGTATCAACTGCACTCAAGACACTCTGAACGCGAGAAATTTCATCTTTTGTACCGTAAAACACCAATTTATCTCCATTAGCTGCAACTTCACCTTCTGATTTTAAAAAGCCCTGTAAATAATCAACATCACGATGGATCGGATTATAGACAAAACTTTGTTTACTAATTTTAGGTTCTGGAGGTTTAACTTTTACTAGATAAACAACCCCTTTTTTCTCATAAATACGAATATTCATATTCTGAAAATAACGAATGATAAATTGATTAAAATCTTGTTTTTCAGTGGCATGAAAACTAATTAAGCTAGTGTCATTAGCTAAATTAGGATCAAGCATATAAGGTTTTTGCAGCACTTCATCATAAATCAAAGAAATTGCTTTTGGTAAAGGCACCGCTTCCAATTTGAAATCTACGTTTTTTGTCTGAGCTTGAATAGAAAAAGCGCAAAATATGAGTATCCATAATAATTTATTCACTGTGCCCCTCCTGAATAGTAATTAACAAGCTGACCATCAATTTCACCTTGCAAAAGCCTACCGTTAAATTGAAACTGACTACGAGGCTCAAGACGTAATTGTCCTTGTTTATCGGCTAGAATGACGTATGCCTTCCCTTCGCTAATGAGTTCACCTGTAATGCGCCATTTAGTCGATAAAACAGGTTTTGGTGGGCTGAAAGTTAAATTTGTAATCTGATTAGAATTAACAGATTGAAAATGCGTAGATTGAGCAGGTTCTGTTTTATCGGAAGTTAAATACTGATTGAAATACTGATAAACAAAATAAACAGAAACCAATATACCAATAGGCACAAGAATCATTAGCACAAGCACTTTATTTGATGAAAAAATAGACTGACGCTTGTCGGTTTTTAATGTATTAGGGTTGTTTCCCTCAACAGATTTATAGAGTTCAAAAATAGATTTATCGTATTTTTCCTGATAAAAATTCATTCGATTAGATTTAGTGATCTTGGCACCTTGAAAAATATCAACTCGATATCGATTATTTAAACCTAATGAAACATGTTTTTGCATACGATAAGTCGTTTCAATACGAGCCTTGATAAAACGAGGTATATCACTAACTGTTTGATTAATTACAACTAAATCAGACATAACGCCAGTGTCTTTATTCACGAAATGACCATGTTCAGCAATAAAAGAACGGTGATTTTTAGGGATATCCTTATCACTGCCCCAAACTCGCCAAACCTCATCAATAACAACTAAGTCACCCGCCTGACAAAAGGTATTTTGATTCTCCATAGACGGTAAAAAGTCTTCATCTAGACATTGACTATTTTCGACATGAACAATAGAGCCTAACTTATCTAAAGATAATTTCTTGTATTGCTTTAAACAGTATTCCTTTATTTTTTCTTCATTCAACCCATAAATATTTGAAATGACACGACGACCTGAAGCTATTGCAGGAACAATAACAGATTTTACAACTTCGTATGATTTACCTGAGCGAGGTACACCGACATAAGCAGTAATTGGCATAATATATCCCTCAACCAATAATCGGTAATCTACGAATAATAAACCGTGTTACCATTGCTGAAATAACTAAAGGAACACCGAATGGAAATTGTAATAAATTTAAGAAAAACCAAATTGCATCGGGTAAAGAATTAAAAAGATCAGATAAATTAGTTGATTTAGGTAAAAACCACTCAATAATTATGGGGATAAATTCAGTTGTTATATAAAAAAGAGAAAAAAACAAAAAGAATTTAGCGACAATACCTTTAAAAATAAAACCAAATGCCCCACTGAATAGTGTTGTTAACAAGCGCCCCATTATTTCACCTATGCACTTAATAATTTACGTAAAGCAATAAATGCCCATACTAAAGAAAATATAGATTCTATAATGCTTCTGTTTTGTTCAATTAGCGGGCAATGAGAATCAACTTTATAGTTTTCATTAAGAAATGGAATGTTCCATATTGGACATTGAGCATTTCGTGATGGTAAATCAAAATCTTGTAAGTAAGGAAAAAATGATTTATAAGGCAGTAATATTTGCTCTGCTGTTGGCATATCTAAATCAGGGTATTTAATATCGTTTTCATCGAAATCATCATCCTTATCTGTTGGCGTTGTAGGCTTTGTTTCCGTAGTGTTATTTATAATTATTAAATTGTTATTACTTCCTGTTTTAACGCTCTCAAATAAATCATGAAAATAAACTGTTTGAGATTCGTTATTTTCTTTAAGAAGATTTTTTATTTCATCTTTTGTTATGGCATTAGAACTATTAAAAGGAATACCTTTATAATCTGGTTGTAACGATGCATTCATTAAGATTGCATTCAATAAATTAGCAATTTCATCTAATGAAACTTCAGTATAAGATAATGATTTCAGTAAATCATCTAAGTCAATATTATCGGCTGGATATGGTATTCCATCATGAAAAACAACCTGTTTTTTTCCCATGAAAAATATTGAGTATATGAACGATTTGGAATAAAGCTACCGGATGCATTAGTTAAGTCATAAGTTCCAGTGAAATAAACTGTATCACCTAAATCGGTTCTTAATCGAATATCTCGTAATGAAGAAAACTGACATGGTGCTTCACCGATACATGTAATTTTATTATGCTGAACATCATATTCAAATAGTTGTGTAAGTAGTGACTCAGGCGAAGAACCTAGAAATTTTTTTGATTGTCGTAATCAATAGAATAAACTTTATCATTCCCTGAAAAATAAGTCATTCTGTAAAGCATTCAGCCCATAACCAAGCCCTATCCAATTTAACGCATTTCCCGTTCTAATCAATGGAGATGATGCTGTCAATGCAGGCAAAGTCATTCTATTTACAGACGTTGCTGTTAATGTTGCTACCTCAGTACTTACTGCTCTTTTGGCGACAACATTTCCAAATAAACGAGGTAATAAAGCTCTAGCAACAAGAACTGGAGAAGAATAAACATGCCCTATATACGAAAAAAAGAAAACATAAAAACAAGATAAAATAAAAATGAATTTTCGGATTTTATTATTACTGAAAAAAAACATAAATAGCCTCAAAAATCATTTCTCAATAAGAATTAAATCCTTGAATTACAGCCCATCCACATAATACCCCTGTAAAAAAGCTCATTAATTCCCACATAAAATCCCCTAATAATCAGAAATGGGGCTGTAAAGCCCCAAACCATCAAAATGCATTAAGCATGCGAGCGACCTTTTAATTCCCATTACCACTACAGCAACGCCCATAATAGTACCAGCTACGGCAACAATCCCTGTAATAATTGGACCCACATCAATTTGTTTAATGAGACCATCAAGATAATTACCATTTGTTACAGTATCATCAGCAGCAAAAGCAGATGAACTTAAAGCCATAGAAGCAACAACACCAGATTTTAAGTAAACATTAGAAATAATATTTTTGATATTCATATAGCACCTATAAATTTACCATTTTTATCATTCGCCCTAACCCATAACCTAATAAATAAAAGATTAAGACAAGCCCTAATCCTGCCCCAAAGATATTATTATTAAATTCTCCAAAGAAAGGATTATTTGAAATAACAGATGAATCATGAATAGCACTTGATTGTATTGATGAAATAACATTGTCAGGCAATTGCAATGCAATATCGCTACACTGTGAAATATTACCAGCCTCGCTAGTATTGCAAATTCTAGCTTTGGTAAATTGGTTGTTATTCATGATTGAAACCTATTATTTAAAATTCAATTATTTTTTGTCCAGTGGTATTAATTTTGCCTTTTTTATTTTCAAAGAACCAAAATCACCAACCGAATAAGATGAATTATCTAATGTATAAAATCCAACGGGATATGGAGCTTCTTCCTTGTCTAATTGGATAATAAATTTTTCAGGATAAACACCACCATTATAAATGTAGGCGTTTTGTTCTCTGAAAGTTAATACTTCACCTGTTTGTTTAGAGATAACTTGTTTACTATTTACTTTTCCATCAACTTCATTAATTTCAATTTTCAACATAAATAAACACCTTATATTTAAAAAGGACACTGGTTCGTTTTTAGTTTTTCATTTAATAACGTTTGATATATAGGAGGTATATCAAATCGTAAATTCATATCACTAATATGCTCTTCACGTATTATCATGGATAGAACTGTATTAATATCTCCATTAAAAAAATGAAATACTTTAGCAATATTGGCAGAAGCTTGTTTTCTCAACCATTTAACTTTAGCTTCTATTGAATCAATCGCTTTCCTACCAAATAATTTAGGAATTGATTGTGGTTTACTGGGATTTATTTGAGCGGAATAAGCACAAAGCCCTGTATAAATACCTGCAATATTAAGAAGCACATCAATAGATATTTCTTTTAATTCAACTTCTGAGCGATACCAGACACCAGAAATTTTTTGTTCTAATGCTTTTATTATAAATACGCCAATAAACTCGTGATTGCCTAGAACCTACGTTTACTATTTCTTTAGTCGGGCAACCATTAGAATCAATAGCTTGAGAGGTTTCTAATTTCGGTTTTTGGACCTTTACCACCATAAAATGCATCATCTTTGTACGCTTGTAATGCAGCAGTACAAGTATAAATACCATCATAATCATCAGTAGCTAAATCTAATCTTTTTAATCTAATAATATCCAAATGGATTAACCACTTATGGATTTTTTGCGGCGTTGTTCCACTAAAAACATGAGCACAACCTTTACCTGAAATCTGAACATAAAAAGTGTCTTTATTACCGCCCCAATAAACGACGCCAAAATGCTCAACACCGCCTTCATCACTATATAGTAACGCTGAATCTTGATAAGCGAATCCACCCTTTCCTCTTGGTGCTCCCATGACTAAACCAAATACTGATGAAAGCCATGATTTTAAGCGAGAGAAATAGCATGAAATCAAATCTGTTTCATAACGATTACGCTGTTCATCGGTCATACTAGAATGAATAATCTCAGGTATATCTTGATAGTTGTCATGAGTAAAAGTGATATCACGATGCTGATATTGTTTATATGAAGGTAAAAATTGAAATTTTCGCCATTCAAAACCTTTTTCTTGAAAGGTATGAACATCTTTCATAACAGAAATAGGTGCAGAAAACGCCAAAAAATCAATAAGTACAGATCTTTCCTGTTTATCAGACATTATGACTCTCCTGATACCCAGTAAAATCCCCTGATTCCGCTGTTGTTGGCGCTAAAATGAAGTTATCACTAAAGTAACAAGAACATTCTTTAATCAATTCATCAAAGGAACGATAAAAATCCCAGTCAATACCTACTTTGGCATTAACTCCGTATCCTTCAATAAAATCAAAATAAATAATGTGCATTCTTCACCGCCACAAGAAACATGTATACATGTAACAAATAACATTTAATGCAAAAGTATACATGTGACATGTTACATGTCAACAAATAACAGACAAGAATAGCGAAGAGAATTACAATAGGTGTTTACTTGCTGGGGAGATATTGGTTATGCCTGAAAATATTAAAACGACGATTAGGCTAAAAAAGCAGGAAGCAATAGAACTTAAAAGCCTTGCTTTTGAGCTTACGAAAGAAGCCATTATGATGGGAAAGCAGAAAATTTATACAGAATCTGATATTGCACACTTTGCTATCGAAAACCTAATTGATCTTATCGTGTTAGACGATAATGGTGATCTCTCTATGATTGATCTAAATACTTATAAAGATATCAAACAATTAGGGACTACCCTATAAACGTAGAAAGAAACAGTCATAATGACCAAGAAAAATAAAAATTACTAATAGATGATGTATGCTTAGAGCTTGATATATTAGAAGAAATCTACGATTTAGCAAAGCTCGCATTGGCTCAAAAAAAGCATCTGAACTTAAAAAAATGATGAAGAATTAATCGAAAAATACCTTCTTAGAAAGATAAAACAAAGTTCATTTTGCGAGGAAAAGGCAACAAAAAGAGTCGTTGTTGTCAATAAAGACCCATTTGGGACGATGGCTGAAAGCCCGAAGTTATCCTGAGACTACCCCCGTAGTACAGCACGGGGGTTTTAGATTATCCGATTTAACATCGAAAAAAATTCATGAAAAGTTAGGAGTAAAATGTTCAAGTTTTTATCCAAAAAAGACACCCTGCTACTAGCGGTTATCTCTGCTGCTTCATATAGCGCAGCATATTTATATGAATTTAGTTATGCAAAATATTTCAATTATCCTAAAGAACTCATCAGCATAAGTTTAGTTAATTTATTAAGAATGGGATTCTCTTTTTTTATGCTTATGCTTTTTTCCATCTTCATAATAGACTTTTGCACAAAAGCAACTGAAGCATTAGGTAAGTATGGCTCAAATATACGAAAAGCATACGCACCGATTACAATGGGAATTATATTACTAATATTTCTATATCTTGCAGGAATTTCCATATTTAAATATTACTTAATTGGCATGGCGATATTTATAGTATTCCTAATATTATCTACTTTTTTTTGAAAAAAAGAAGATAAAAAATAATAATGAAAATCAAAGTGGTAGCAACAAACCAAAAGAGAGTGACGACTTATCAGCAACAACAAAGATTTTATCATTTTTTATGTTATTATTTTTTTCTTACGGATTTATTCTTGCATTAGGCACTTATAATGCGAGAACTACAACATCATTTTATTACTTTACTGTTGATAATAAGGACTACGCAATAATAAATAAATTTGATGATAATGTAATAACGAAAGTAATTAATAAAGATAAGAAACTAGAAGATAATGTATATATTTATAAAAGCGATTCACTTAATAGCAAAGAAATAAAATATATAAAAATGATTGAAGATAATAATTGATTCGCACAATGCACTCTATGTGTAAATACGAACCTTCCCGATTGCGGTAAACCTCAAGACCATTCTACCGCAATCGCTCAGAACCCTTTTGTAACATAGCGTCATACATTATGCGAACCTTGGTATCTAAATACGGATAGGCACTTAAATCTCTGTTTTGGTCTGGTTGATTATGTTGATTCATTCTTAACTTAAGGCTTATTCGCCAATGCTTTTTCTAGATCTTGAATATAGGTTTTCTGTCTTTTCTTCAGATACCACTTTACTAAGGGTTTTAATAAAATCTTTTTGGATATCACGACTTCCGTAAAGTCGATTTCAGTAATTCCATTACCAGAAGTAAAAACACCAATCCAATGACCTTTGATGTTTTCATTTTCCATATCAAACTCCCATCGTTGATATGGCACTTTGGCTGTTACCGTAAATATAGTCGAATAACCATCTTTGGTGTGTTCAATAAATTTATGATCGTTTATCACTTCAATACTGCGTAAATCACTTCGCCACAGATAATTTTCTGTTGATGTAATCACTCGCCACAATGTTTCAATATCACACTGAAACGTCGCTTTTATCTTTAGCGTTGCCATAAATTACCTCCGAGCCACCTTTTCTTCTTGTCTGGTATCAGTACTTACTCTTTATGTTCAGAAATTAGAAATACGCTACCTAACACTATCCAATATATAAGAATATGTTATATTAAATTTAATAAAGATTTTTGATGTGAATGATTAATGAATATAGCCCTTTTTTAGTCATTTATGCAGAAATCTTGGTATTCCCCTGACACTACCCCCGTAGTACCCCCGTAGTACTACCCCCGTAGTACAGGACGGGGGTTTGGCGTGGGCAAAAAGTTACTTTTTCATTTTCAGCACAAAACATGACAGTGTTTTCCCATAGAAGTAATGGAAAAATGGTATCAAGTTAAAAAAGTATTTTTCGGCAGTAAGGACGTCAAAACGTACTCATTTTTTTTATAACTAAAGGTAATCCAACAAATCAACATCCTTAGTACTTGTAATTCATTGATATCTCAAATTAAATTTGGATATCAATATACCTAACAATTATTCTGGAATAAAAAATGTTCAAGTTTTTATCTAAAAAAGACACTCTACTATTAGCGTTAATAACCGGCATATCATATTGCGCAGCCTATTTTTATGAATATGGTTATGCTAAATATTTTAATTATCCGGAAGAATTAATATCAATAAGTGTAATGACTTTTATAAAAACAGGTCTTACACTATTCATGTTCTTATTTGTACTAACTGCAATAATAAATTTAATATCAAAAAGATTTGATCCAAAAAGCCCAATTGGAAGCATAATAATTAACCTATTATCATTTTTTTCACTTGGACTTATAATTTGCTTTATCTTATATCTCGTAGGAGATCCAAGCTTAAAATATTATGCATCAATATTGATATTTTTTATTATTCTGATTCTATTTTTTTCATTTCCTTTTAAAAACAGAAAGAATGGAATATTAAAAGAAATGAACAAAAGAATAGAAAAAAGCATAAAAAACAATGAAGTGAGTGAGACCAAGAAAGGTGTGCTAACTGATTTTATATCTTCCTGTATAATTTTAATTGTATTGGCATTTATTATTACTGCGATGGGAACATATAAGGCAAGAACTCAAATATCATTTTACTCCTTTGAAAAGAATAATGTTAAATATGCAGTAGTAAATAAGTATGATGATTTTTTTATAACTAAAATAATAAATAAAGAAAACAAACTTGAAGATAGTGTTTTTATATTTAATATAAATGACACTTCAGAATTAGAGGTGAAAAAAATAAAAATAAAGGAATGAATATTTCTGAATTAATGATTAGCACAATGCACTCTATGCATAAAGACGAATCTGAGCCATTCCGGTAAACAGCAACTGCATTCTACCGGAATGGCACAGAACCCTTTTGTAACATAACGTAGGCACATTTTATGCGAACCTTGGTATCTAAATACAGATAGGCACTTAAATCTCTGTTTTAGGCTGATTGATTATGTTGATTCATTCTTAACTTAAGGGTTATTCGCCAATGCTTTTTCTAGGTCTTGAATATAGGTTTTCTGCTTTTTCTTCAGATACCACTTCACTAAGGGTTTTAATAAAATCTTTTTGGATATCACGACTTCCGTAAAAAAGATTCGCACAATGCACTCTATGTATAAAGAGGAACCTTCCCGATTGCGGTAAACCCCAAAACCATTCTACCGCAATCGCTCAGAACCCTTTTATTAGTTCTATTTCTTTACTTTAATATCAACAACCAAAAAACTCAGAGCTTGATGTGAATTTTTCAAATAGTTTAGCCACTTGATCTGGATATTTATCTTCTAGTTGTTGCCAAAGTAATTTGGGTAATGGCATAAAAACAAGTGTATCGCTGCCGTTAGATTCAACACAAAAACGGATCTCATAATCAGGCTGTAAAATCTCATTTAACGCTAATAATGTGGTATCACGATCAGCGCCATCACCTTGGTAAGGTACAATCAGCGATTTATCTTTATAATAAATCGTTAAAGCAAATCCTTGTTTATTATCACAATCATCTAATTCTACAGATAAGCTTTTTGTATTTATTATTTTTTCACAATAGCTAATGATGTCTTCATCCATCTCTCTCCAATCAACGACCATAATAATGTCGTAACGATTTGAAAATGTGTCATAGAAGTCATTATTTGATGGATCTTTAATGTAATTTTCAATTAGTTCTATTTTTTCTTCTAAGTATAAAGACATAATATGACTAGCGCTCCGTAGGAATATCGATTAAATATGGCAAGAGTTAATAAGAAATAAACTAGACTCTATTAACTTTATAATAAATAAGAAAAGGAAGAAAATCACAGAATTAAAAATAACAAGCCTTATTTTAATTAAATTAAATCAAATGGTTATATCTACTTGTTTTTATAAGGGCTTTCTCTGAATATTGAAAATAGATAAGCACTAAAACCTCTGCGAGAAAAGTAAAATCCCCTACCCAATCCTCCCAATTCCCCTTTCCCATATCAAACTCCCATCGTAGATATTATTCCTATTCGTGTTAT containing:
- a CDS encoding type II secretion system protein GspD, whose product is MNKLLWILIFCAFSIQAQTKNVDFKLEAVPLPKAISLIYDEVLQKPYMLDPNLANDTSLISFHATEKQDFNQFIIRYFQNMNIRIYEKKGVVYLVKVKPPEPKISKQSFVYNPIHRDVDYLQGFLKSEGEVAANGDKLVFYGTKDEISRVQSVLSAVDTPSREVVVTGYVFEVQDIEKEGSGINLLAKLLSGKLGINIGTKQNYENFITINTGNLDAMIELFRTDQRFHVVSSPTLRVKSGSRGNFSVGSDVPILSSVTYQDGRPVQSVEYRSSGVIFDIQPTIKSQAIDLKIQQQLSNFVKTDTGVNQSPTLIKRDIVTDVTVKKVVILSY
- a CDS encoding zonular occludens toxin domain-containing protein; this encodes MPITAYVGVPRSGKSYEVVKSVIVPAIASGRRVISNIYGLNEEKIKEYCLKQYKKLSLDKLGSIVHVENSQCLDEDFLPSMENQNTFCQAGDLVVIDEVWRVWGSDKDIPKNHRSFIAEHGHFVNKDTGVMSDLVVINQTVSDIPRFIKARIETTYRMQKHVSLGLNNRYRVDIFQGAKITKSNRMNFYQEKYDKSIFELYKSVEGNNPNTLKTDKRQSIFSSNKVLVLMILVPIGILVSVYFVYQYFNQYLTSDKTEPAQSTHFQSVNSNQITNLTFSPPKPVLSTKWRITGELISEGKAYVILADKQGQLRLEPRSQFQFNGRLLQGEIDGQLVNYYSGGAQ
- a CDS encoding DUF2523 family protein, which translates into the protein MGRLLTTLFSGAFGFIFKGIVAKFFLFFSLFYITTEFIPIIIEWFLPKSTNLSDLFNSLPDAIWFFLNLLQFPFGVPLVISAMVTRFIIRRLPIIG
- a CDS encoding single-stranded DNA-binding protein, translating into MLKIEINEVDGKVNSKQVISKQTGEVLTFREQNAYIYNGGVYPEKFIIQLDKEEAPYPVGFYTLDNSSYSVGDFGSLKIKKAKLIPLDKK
- a CDS encoding DNA topoisomerase, with product MLLNIAGIYTGLCAYSAQINPSKPQSIPKLFGRKAIDSIEAKVKWLRKQASANIAKVFHFFNGDINTVLSMIIREEHISDMNLRFDIPPIYQTLLNEKLKTNQCPF
- a CDS encoding polyketide cyclase, which encodes MATLKIKATFQCDIETLWRVITSTENYLWRSDLRSIEVINDHKFIEHTKDGYSTIFTVTAKVPYQRWEFDMENENIKGHWIGVFTSGNGITEIDFTEVVISKKILLKPLVKWYLKKRQKTYIQDLEKALANKP